Proteins encoded together in one Paracidovorax wautersii window:
- a CDS encoding LysR family transcriptional regulator ArgP: MSSYDPAALECLAAIVEEGGFERAAQRLNVTQSAVSQRLRALEAQVGSVLIVRSRPLKPTSAGQLLLKHTKQLRLLRADLERDLQELAPSAPGGGREDERISIAINADSIATWALDALQGLVRERLPLEIIADDQDFTQEWLRSGQVLGCVTTLKNALRGCRVVPLGAMRYVAVAAPDLANRYLPQGLTAHNFRDVAFVAFNRKDDLQAEFVARTFGLKRVTLNQLFVPSSEGQVRAVAAGWGVSVVPELLAQPLLAAGQLVDLAPGHTLPVQLYWHCWNLESVVLNALTEALTAAARRTLVA; this comes from the coding sequence ATGAGCAGCTACGACCCCGCCGCCCTGGAATGCCTGGCCGCCATCGTGGAGGAGGGCGGCTTCGAGCGCGCCGCCCAGCGCCTGAACGTCACGCAATCGGCGGTGTCGCAGCGCCTGCGCGCGCTGGAGGCGCAGGTCGGGTCGGTGCTCATCGTGCGCAGCCGGCCGCTCAAGCCCACCAGCGCGGGGCAGCTGCTGCTCAAGCACACCAAGCAATTGCGCCTGCTGCGCGCCGATCTGGAGCGCGATCTGCAGGAGCTGGCGCCCAGCGCGCCCGGCGGTGGGCGCGAGGACGAACGCATCTCCATCGCCATCAACGCCGACAGCATCGCCACCTGGGCGCTGGACGCGCTGCAGGGCCTGGTGCGCGAGCGGCTGCCGCTGGAGATCATCGCGGACGACCAGGACTTCACGCAGGAATGGCTGCGCTCCGGCCAGGTGCTGGGCTGCGTCACCACGCTCAAGAACGCGCTGCGCGGCTGCAGGGTCGTGCCGCTGGGTGCCATGCGCTACGTGGCCGTGGCCGCGCCCGATCTGGCCAACCGCTATCTGCCGCAGGGGCTGACGGCCCACAACTTCCGCGACGTGGCTTTCGTCGCCTTCAACCGCAAGGACGACCTGCAGGCCGAGTTCGTCGCCCGCACCTTCGGGCTCAAGCGCGTCACGCTCAACCAGCTGTTCGTGCCCAGTTCGGAAGGCCAGGTGCGTGCCGTGGCCGCCGGCTGGGGCGTGAGCGTGGTGCCCGAGCTGCTCGCCCAGCCGCTGCTGGCCGCGGGCCAGCTGGTGGACCTGGCGCCCGGCCACACCCTGCCGGTGCAGCTCTACTGGCACTGCTGGAACCTGGAGTCGGTGGTACTGAACGCGCTGACCGAGGCGCTCACGGCGGCCGCGCGGCGCACGCTGGTGGCCTGA
- a CDS encoding LysR substrate-binding domain-containing protein, producing MDLKQIEYFVRVAELGSFTRASVALSIAQPALSRQVRELEVDLRQHLLQRHGRGVTLTDAGKLMLEHGRGILHQVARAREDLDRARGALTGQVSVGLPPSLARVLTVQVCRAFRQHLPEATLSITEGLSAQMQDWLQTGRLDVALLYNAPVSSELSMDPFMEEELFVVSPRPDTRAGLGEDTERPARLEELARDPLIVPSRPNALRMVVERRMADLGLAPRIAMEIDGVPAILDLVSEGLGYAVLPRHAVLTATKPERYLLRPVHPARLVAEVSIVTSTRRITTATQQRTIELVKAAALSLQAKP from the coding sequence ATGGACCTCAAGCAAATCGAATATTTCGTGCGCGTCGCAGAGCTGGGAAGCTTCACGCGCGCGTCGGTGGCCCTGTCCATCGCGCAACCGGCGCTGAGCCGCCAGGTGCGGGAGCTGGAGGTGGACCTGCGCCAGCACCTCCTGCAGCGCCATGGCCGCGGGGTCACGCTCACCGACGCGGGCAAGCTCATGCTGGAGCATGGGCGCGGGATCCTCCACCAGGTGGCACGCGCGCGGGAGGACCTGGACCGCGCCCGGGGCGCGCTGACCGGCCAGGTGAGCGTCGGGCTGCCGCCCAGCCTGGCCCGGGTGCTGACCGTCCAGGTCTGCCGGGCCTTCCGCCAGCACCTCCCGGAGGCCACGCTGTCCATCACCGAAGGGCTCTCGGCACAGATGCAGGACTGGCTGCAGACGGGGCGGCTGGACGTAGCCCTGCTCTACAACGCGCCGGTGTCTTCGGAGCTGTCGATGGACCCTTTCATGGAGGAAGAACTCTTCGTGGTGTCGCCCCGCCCTGACACGCGCGCGGGACTGGGCGAGGACACCGAGCGGCCGGCGCGGCTGGAGGAGCTGGCGCGCGATCCCTTGATCGTTCCCAGCCGCCCGAACGCGCTCCGCATGGTGGTCGAACGGCGCATGGCCGACCTCGGCCTGGCGCCGCGGATCGCCATGGAGATCGATGGCGTTCCGGCGATCCTGGATCTGGTGTCGGAAGGCCTGGGCTACGCCGTGCTTCCGCGCCATGCCGTCCTCACCGCCACCAAGCCCGAGCGCTATCTGCTCCGCCCCGTCCACCCGGCCCGCCTGGTGGCAGAGGTTTCCATCGTGACCTCGACCCGGCGGATCACCACGGCGACCCAGCAGCGGACCATCGAGCTGGTCAAAGCAGCGGCCCTCTCGCTCCAGGCCAAGCCTTGA
- a CDS encoding sigma-70 family RNA polymerase sigma factor: MLERFYRELLNFLHRQVNDRDTAADLAQESYARVLAVQHAGRPVLDVRALLYSTARNLVTDQYRRAEVRRHESLDAIDEPDQLLAPRHLQPDEALGSRQAIAAYAHAIDNLPPRCREAFVLHLIDGLPQAEVAQRMGISVSMVEKHVVRGMLACRQCEHDLGAGQGGDARREG, translated from the coding sequence ATGCTGGAGCGCTTTTACCGCGAACTGCTCAACTTCCTGCACCGCCAGGTGAACGACCGCGACACCGCGGCCGACCTGGCGCAGGAGAGCTATGCGCGTGTACTGGCCGTCCAGCATGCCGGGCGCCCGGTACTGGACGTGCGCGCCCTGCTCTACAGCACCGCCAGGAACCTGGTGACCGACCAGTACCGCCGTGCGGAGGTGCGGCGCCACGAGAGCCTGGACGCCATCGACGAGCCCGACCAACTGCTGGCGCCGCGCCACCTGCAGCCTGACGAGGCGCTCGGCTCGCGCCAGGCCATCGCCGCCTACGCCCACGCCATCGACAACCTGCCGCCGCGCTGCCGCGAGGCCTTCGTGCTGCACCTCATCGACGGCCTGCCGCAGGCGGAGGTCGCCCAGCGCATGGGCATCTCGGTGAGCATGGTGGAAAAGCACGTGGTGCGCGGCATGCTCGCCTGCCGCCAGTGCGAGCACGACCTCGGTGCCGGGCAGGGCGGCGACGCCCGGCGCGAGGGCTGA
- a CDS encoding TetR/AcrR family transcriptional regulator: protein MNSLQQPRHSFKQQMHHAREEAIVAAASRLLGEKGFEAMTVDEVAAAVGIAKASLYKHFAGKDDLCAAAMVHVVERVQRFIAAQPAGLPAMERLRALLRWTIEMQLSDDMPILLSRNSGLAGPLKECGAYQESLQHISVQILGWIGEAQQAGQINPALPPDVVLCALLARSADPLLTMLRDRGTYSDAQILEWALETCMNGLAARPPQAAGPGA, encoded by the coding sequence ATGAACTCCCTTCAGCAGCCCCGCCACTCCTTCAAGCAGCAGATGCACCATGCGCGCGAAGAAGCCATCGTGGCCGCGGCGAGCCGGCTGCTGGGCGAAAAGGGCTTCGAGGCGATGACGGTGGACGAGGTGGCCGCCGCCGTGGGCATCGCCAAGGCCAGCCTGTACAAGCACTTTGCCGGCAAGGACGACCTGTGCGCCGCGGCGATGGTGCATGTGGTGGAGCGCGTGCAGCGCTTCATCGCCGCGCAGCCGGCGGGCCTTCCCGCCATGGAGCGCCTGCGGGCGCTGCTGCGCTGGACGATCGAGATGCAGCTGTCCGACGACATGCCCATCCTGCTCAGCCGCAACTCGGGCCTGGCCGGGCCGCTCAAGGAATGCGGCGCCTACCAGGAGTCGCTCCAGCACATCAGCGTGCAGATCCTGGGCTGGATCGGCGAGGCCCAGCAGGCCGGCCAGATCAACCCCGCGCTGCCGCCGGACGTGGTGCTGTGCGCACTGCTGGCCCGGTCGGCCGATCCGCTGCTGACCATGCTGCGCGACCGCGGCACCTACAGCGATGCGCAGATCCTGGAGTGGGCCCTGGAAACCTGCATGAACGGCCTGGCGGCACGTCCGCCGCAGGCCGCTGGGCCGGGCGCCTGA
- a CDS encoding D-amino acid dehydrogenase, whose translation MKTIVLGAGIIGISTAWHLLERGHEVVVVDRQPDAALETSFANAAQISVSYCEPWANREAPWKALKWMFDKEAPLLFRPQLDWDQWRWGLKFLAQCNDAAFERNVQQIVALGAYSHAALKDVVRATGIDYHRLERGIAHFYSDQQSFDAAGHAVEVMRQFGVQRRLVSREELLQIEPAFRAYGDRITGGTYTSTDESGDARVFTQALARRCAERGVQFLYGHDVVRLNQVGGAIESVALRARASSAAGQNDQNLTADAVVVACGTYSAPLLRTVGVDLPIYPGKGYSATFKLLKPEAAPMVSTIDDAKKLAMSRLGDTLRVAGTIELGGYDLSLDSPVARARCHLLSRRIEAILPGVCDTRTPEEGGDPQYWTGLRPATPTNIPFIGRTKVNKLWVNAGHGTLGWTHGAGSGKAMAELISGERPAMAFGFLGMEPAARTAPAAALAA comes from the coding sequence ATGAAAACCATCGTTCTCGGCGCCGGCATCATCGGCATCTCCACCGCCTGGCACCTGCTGGAGCGCGGCCATGAGGTCGTCGTCGTCGACCGCCAGCCCGACGCGGCGCTGGAGACGAGCTTTGCCAACGCGGCGCAGATCTCGGTGAGCTACTGCGAGCCCTGGGCCAACCGCGAGGCGCCGTGGAAGGCGCTGAAGTGGATGTTCGACAAGGAGGCGCCGCTGCTGTTTCGCCCGCAGCTCGACTGGGACCAGTGGCGCTGGGGCCTGAAGTTCCTGGCGCAGTGCAACGACGCGGCCTTCGAGCGCAACGTGCAGCAGATCGTGGCCCTGGGCGCCTACAGCCATGCGGCGCTCAAGGACGTGGTGCGCGCCACGGGCATCGACTACCACCGGCTGGAGCGCGGCATCGCGCACTTCTATTCCGACCAGCAGTCCTTCGACGCGGCTGGCCATGCCGTGGAGGTGATGCGCCAGTTCGGCGTGCAGCGCCGGCTGGTGAGCCGCGAGGAGCTGCTGCAGATCGAGCCGGCCTTCCGCGCCTACGGCGACCGCATCACCGGCGGCACCTACACCAGCACCGACGAGAGCGGCGACGCCCGCGTCTTCACCCAGGCCCTGGCCCGGCGCTGCGCCGAGCGTGGTGTGCAATTCCTCTACGGCCACGATGTGGTGCGCTTGAACCAGGTCGGCGGCGCTATCGAATCCGTAGCTTTACGCGCCCGTGCATCAAGCGCTGCAGGCCAAAACGACCAAAACCTCACGGCCGATGCGGTGGTGGTGGCCTGCGGCACCTACAGCGCGCCGCTGCTGCGCACGGTGGGCGTGGATCTGCCCATCTACCCCGGCAAGGGCTACAGCGCCACCTTCAAGCTGCTGAAGCCCGAGGCGGCGCCGATGGTGTCGACCATCGACGACGCCAAGAAGCTGGCCATGAGCCGGCTGGGCGACACGCTGCGCGTGGCGGGCACCATCGAGCTGGGCGGCTACGACCTGTCGCTGGACAGCCCCGTGGCGCGCGCGCGCTGCCACCTGCTGTCGCGCCGCATCGAGGCCATCCTGCCCGGCGTGTGCGACACCCGCACGCCCGAGGAAGGTGGCGATCCGCAGTACTGGACCGGTCTGCGCCCGGCCACACCGACCAACATCCCGTTCATCGGCCGCACCAAAGTGAACAAGCTGTGGGTGAATGCCGGCCACGGCACCCTGGGCTGGACGCACGGCGCGGGCTCGGGCAAGGCGATGGCCGAGCTCATCAGCGGCGAACGCCCGGCGATGGCCTTCGGCTTCCTGGGCATGGAGCCCGCCGCGCGCACGGCACCCGCTGCGGCGCTCGCGGCCTGA
- a CDS encoding FecR domain-containing protein codes for MPEPLTPTDDRAAPAASGARSRADETAVEQAAATWALRRRAGLDANGRAQLQAWLAADPRHADALEALSATLERVRALPAEDAQRWRPQPARPASAARRVGWRPWLPQATAAVLAVAVVGTAGLGWWRQPTFEQTYATTRGQQIRATLPDASADGSTVQLDTATRLHVRLFRDRREVELRDGQAMFAVHPDSTRPFHVLAGGLRITVVGTRFSVRHTATGVGAGHTTVAVEEGHVRVAPVARGAPAAGASVASAASVAAMVPVDLRAGQTVSATGQGQLGAVATLAPSTVAPWRAGRLSFHQVPLAQALAEFERYGSTHLVVRDPAVAALEVSGSYGVLQSQRFAEFLPQLLPVRLQRQGATTEIVAR; via the coding sequence ATGCCCGAGCCCCTCACACCGACCGACGACCGTGCCGCCCCCGCTGCGTCCGGTGCACGGTCGCGCGCGGACGAGACAGCCGTGGAACAGGCTGCCGCCACCTGGGCGCTGCGCCGTCGTGCGGGGCTGGACGCAAACGGCCGTGCCCAGCTGCAGGCGTGGCTGGCGGCCGACCCGCGGCACGCCGACGCGCTGGAGGCTTTGTCCGCCACGCTGGAACGCGTGCGCGCCCTGCCTGCGGAAGACGCCCAACGCTGGCGCCCGCAACCCGCCCGGCCGGCCTCCGCGGCCCGCCGGGTGGGGTGGCGGCCCTGGCTGCCGCAGGCCACCGCCGCCGTGCTGGCAGTGGCCGTGGTGGGCACGGCGGGGCTGGGCTGGTGGCGCCAGCCCACCTTCGAGCAGACCTACGCGACGACACGCGGCCAGCAGATCCGGGCCACGTTGCCCGACGCCTCTGCCGACGGCAGCACCGTGCAGCTGGACACGGCCACGCGGCTCCATGTGCGCCTGTTCCGTGACCGGCGCGAAGTGGAGCTGCGCGACGGCCAGGCGATGTTCGCCGTGCACCCCGACAGCACCCGGCCCTTCCACGTGCTGGCCGGCGGCCTGCGTATCACCGTGGTGGGCACGCGGTTCTCGGTGCGGCACACGGCCACTGGCGTCGGCGCAGGCCACACCACCGTCGCCGTGGAAGAAGGCCATGTGCGCGTGGCGCCCGTGGCCCGCGGCGCACCGGCCGCTGGCGCATCCGTGGCCTCCGCGGCCTCCGTGGCCGCGATGGTCCCCGTAGACCTGCGGGCCGGCCAGACGGTCTCCGCCACTGGCCAGGGACAGTTGGGTGCCGTAGCCACCCTGGCCCCCAGTACCGTCGCCCCCTGGCGCGCCGGCCGCCTCAGCTTCCACCAGGTGCCGCTCGCCCAGGCGCTGGCGGAGTTCGAGCGCTATGGCAGCACCCATCTCGTGGTGCGCGACCCTGCCGTGGCCGCGTTGGAAGTGAGCGGCAGCTACGGCGTGCTGCAGTCGCAGCGCTTCGCCGAGTTCCTGCCGCAACTGCTGCCCGTGCGGCTGCAACGGCAGGGCGCGACGACCGAGATCGTGGCGCGCTGA
- a CDS encoding metallophosphoesterase: protein MKIQLLSDLHLERYPDFRPAAAQDADLLILAGDIGSYQEGSGIDDGCFGLAQFSPLGADARWKRVLFTPGNHEYDGLDYLETHGRLQEVCQRLGIGWLEKQVVVIDGIRFVGTTLWSDFDAMVEPSDGLTRQLQVREKAYRAANFYLQKYSTLAGGKKMLAADLRELALECQTWLSATLDVPFEGTTVVVTHFAPSLRSADPRYGLSPGTAGFCNSLDALFSQADWWFHGHLHCPNDYLVTTESAAGPRKCRVLANPRGYRSKGEQETFVDPMVIEVR from the coding sequence ATGAAGATCCAACTGTTGTCCGACCTGCATCTGGAGAGGTATCCCGACTTCCGTCCTGCCGCGGCCCAAGATGCCGACCTCCTCATCCTGGCCGGCGACATCGGGTCCTACCAGGAGGGATCCGGCATCGACGATGGCTGCTTCGGCCTTGCCCAGTTTTCGCCCCTGGGCGCCGACGCGCGGTGGAAGAGGGTGCTGTTCACCCCGGGCAACCATGAGTACGACGGCCTGGATTACCTGGAGACCCACGGGCGTCTCCAAGAGGTGTGCCAGCGCCTGGGCATCGGATGGCTGGAGAAGCAGGTGGTCGTCATCGATGGCATCCGCTTCGTGGGCACGACGCTGTGGAGCGATTTCGACGCGATGGTCGAGCCTTCGGATGGCCTCACCCGCCAATTGCAGGTGCGGGAGAAAGCGTACCGGGCGGCCAACTTCTATCTGCAGAAGTACTCCACGCTCGCGGGCGGCAAAAAGATGCTGGCGGCGGATCTGAGGGAGTTGGCGCTGGAGTGCCAGACCTGGCTGTCGGCCACGCTGGATGTCCCGTTCGAGGGGACGACGGTCGTCGTCACGCATTTCGCCCCCAGCCTGCGAAGTGCCGACCCCCGGTACGGCCTGAGCCCAGGCACGGCGGGTTTCTGCAACAGCCTGGATGCGCTGTTCAGCCAAGCCGACTGGTGGTTTCACGGCCATCTGCACTGCCCCAATGACTATCTGGTGACCACGGAGAGCGCCGCAGGTCCCCGCAAATGCAGGGTGCTGGCGAACCCGCGAGGCTATCGCAGCAAGGGCGAGCAGGAGACCTTCGTGGATCCCATGGTGATCGAGGTCCGTTAG
- a CDS encoding alkaline phosphatase D family protein — protein MQRRELIRLASALAVAGTLPRWAWSNPVRGRDLFPLGVASGAPSPDGFVLWTRLLDGPVPGSVPFGAPRTALPPAVTVGWEVAEDEGFRRIVRQGQATALAQLGHAVHVEVAGLAPDRWYFYRFLHGDAATPAARTRTAPAADALPRRLRFAFASCQRWEQGHYAAYRHMQHEELDAVLFLGDYIYEYAMPRTPPATPLVRTHTLPLAAALQDFRDRYALYRSDPHLQAMHRACPWIVTWDDHEVQNDYAGLGGLGAAEAFLQRRNAGYQAFYENMPLRATALRHGLAGLGTHDALRVHERYGWGRLLDFHVLDTRQYRDRQACRTPGSPAEGAVSAARCPELRDPARTLLGADQERWLAQGLAADAAGGVRWSVLAQQTLFSPRNARAGAQHRVGSDAWDGYPAGRQRVLDALQAAQPRNAVFIGGDIHQNYVCRVMADFADAASPVLASEFCGTSISSASQVPLERAQQIVAANPHVLLARPDRRGYAVAEVTPQRWHTALRVVDDVAREDSGVSTLARFVVEDGVPGPQPA, from the coding sequence ATGCAACGCCGTGAACTCATCCGCCTGGCCTCGGCCCTGGCCGTGGCCGGCACGCTGCCGCGCTGGGCCTGGTCCAACCCGGTGCGCGGGCGCGACCTGTTCCCGCTGGGCGTGGCCAGCGGTGCGCCGTCGCCCGATGGCTTCGTGCTCTGGACGCGGCTGCTCGATGGCCCCGTGCCCGGCAGCGTGCCCTTCGGCGCGCCGCGCACCGCGCTCCCCCCGGCCGTGACGGTGGGCTGGGAGGTGGCCGAGGACGAGGGCTTTCGCCGCATCGTCCGCCAGGGCCAGGCCACGGCGCTGGCGCAGCTCGGCCATGCCGTGCATGTAGAGGTGGCGGGCCTGGCGCCGGACCGCTGGTACTTCTACCGCTTCCTGCACGGCGATGCGGCCACGCCCGCCGCGCGCACCCGCACGGCACCCGCGGCGGACGCGCTGCCGCGCAGACTGCGCTTCGCCTTCGCCTCGTGCCAGCGCTGGGAGCAGGGCCATTACGCCGCCTATCGCCACATGCAGCATGAAGAGCTGGACGCCGTGCTGTTCCTGGGCGACTACATCTACGAATACGCCATGCCGCGCACGCCGCCGGCCACGCCGCTGGTGCGCACCCACACGCTGCCGCTGGCCGCCGCGCTGCAGGACTTCCGCGACCGCTACGCGCTCTACCGCAGCGACCCGCATTTGCAGGCCATGCACCGCGCCTGCCCGTGGATCGTCACGTGGGACGACCACGAGGTGCAGAACGACTACGCGGGCCTAGGCGGGCTGGGCGCGGCGGAAGCCTTCCTGCAGCGGCGCAACGCCGGCTACCAGGCCTTCTACGAGAACATGCCGCTGCGCGCCACGGCCCTGCGCCACGGGCTGGCCGGCCTGGGCACGCACGACGCGCTGCGCGTGCACGAGCGCTACGGCTGGGGCCGGCTGCTGGACTTCCACGTGCTCGACACGCGCCAGTACCGCGACCGCCAGGCCTGCCGCACGCCCGGCAGTCCGGCCGAAGGCGCCGTATCGGCCGCCCGCTGCCCGGAGCTGCGCGACCCGGCCCGCACGCTGCTGGGCGCCGACCAGGAGCGCTGGCTGGCCCAGGGGCTGGCGGCCGATGCGGCCGGCGGCGTGCGCTGGAGCGTGCTGGCGCAGCAGACGCTGTTTTCGCCGCGCAACGCCCGGGCCGGCGCGCAGCACCGGGTCGGCTCCGATGCCTGGGACGGCTACCCCGCCGGCCGCCAGCGCGTGCTGGACGCGCTGCAGGCCGCGCAGCCGCGCAATGCGGTCTTCATCGGCGGCGACATCCACCAGAACTACGTGTGCCGCGTCATGGCGGACTTTGCCGACGCCGCATCGCCGGTGCTGGCCAGCGAGTTCTGCGGTACGTCCATCTCCTCGGCCAGCCAGGTGCCGCTGGAGCGGGCGCAGCAGATCGTGGCGGCCAACCCGCACGTGCTGCTGGCGCGGCCCGACCGGCGCGGCTACGCGGTGGCGGAGGTCACGCCCCAGCGCTGGCACACGGCCCTGCGCGTGGTGGACGACGTGGCGCGCGAGGACAGCGGCGTGTCCACGCTCGCGCGCTTCGTGGTGGAAGACGGGGTGCCCGGGCCGCAGCCGGCCTGA
- a CDS encoding universal stress protein — protein MNILLAVDGSPYTKKMLAYLATHDELFAGSHTYTAITVQSPLPPRARAALGKEVVEKYYAEEGDKVIAPVAKFLGRHGLQVKSLVKVGAVGETIAKAAESGKYDLLIMGTHGHGALGKLVMGSVSTQVLANSTVPVLLVR, from the coding sequence ATGAACATCCTGCTCGCTGTCGACGGCAGTCCCTACACCAAGAAGATGCTGGCCTACCTGGCCACGCACGACGAACTGTTCGCCGGCTCCCATACCTATACCGCGATCACCGTGCAGTCCCCGCTGCCGCCCCGGGCCCGCGCCGCGCTGGGCAAGGAAGTGGTCGAAAAGTACTACGCCGAAGAGGGCGACAAGGTCATCGCCCCGGTGGCCAAGTTCCTGGGGCGCCACGGCCTGCAGGTCAAGAGCCTGGTGAAGGTGGGCGCCGTGGGCGAGACCATCGCCAAGGCCGCAGAGAGCGGCAAGTACGACCTGCTCATCATGGGCACGCACGGCCATGGCGCTTTGGGCAAGCTGGTGATGGGCTCGGTCAGCACGCAGGTGCTGGCCAACAGCACGGTGCCCGTGCTGCTGGTGCGCTGA
- the chrA gene encoding chromate efflux transporter, whose protein sequence is MDPVPDPHATITATPAPAQLRLSEALRFWARLGCISFGGPAGQIALMHEELVERRRWISEKRFLHALNYCMLLPGPEAQQLATYIGWLLHRTWGGMLAGALFVLPSLVLMIGLSWLYMAQGDVPLVAGVFYGIKPAVTALVVQAAWRVGSRTLHNRWLWAIAVAAFVALLAFGLPFPLIVVAAALAGHLGGRFVPQAFAGQAGHARAAAKPAAPALIDDDTPAPAHARFSWARCRRVLVVGAGLWLAALGGLWALWGWHGALTQMGWFFTKAALMTFGGAYAVLPYVYQGAVEHYHWLSAAQMMDGLALGESTPGPLIMVVAFVAFVGGWGQALFGPEALWLAGAAAAVVVTFFTFLPSFVFILVGGPFIESTHGQLRFTAPLTGITAAVVGVIANLAVFFAYHVLWPQGAGGGFDAVAAAIGLLAAVALMRLRWGVVPVLALCGALGAAVRLSGL, encoded by the coding sequence GTGGACCCTGTCCCAGACCCCCACGCGACCATCACCGCAACGCCTGCACCCGCGCAGCTGCGACTTTCGGAGGCGCTGCGCTTCTGGGCGCGGCTCGGCTGCATCAGCTTCGGCGGCCCGGCGGGGCAGATCGCCCTGATGCACGAGGAGCTGGTGGAGCGCCGGCGGTGGATCTCGGAGAAGCGTTTTCTGCATGCGCTGAACTACTGCATGCTGCTGCCCGGGCCCGAGGCGCAGCAGCTGGCCACCTACATCGGCTGGCTGCTGCACCGCACCTGGGGCGGCATGCTGGCCGGGGCGCTGTTCGTGCTGCCTTCGCTGGTGCTGATGATCGGCCTGTCGTGGCTCTACATGGCGCAGGGCGACGTGCCGCTGGTGGCCGGCGTGTTCTACGGCATCAAGCCTGCCGTGACCGCGCTCGTGGTGCAGGCGGCCTGGCGGGTGGGCTCGCGCACGCTGCACAACCGGTGGCTCTGGGCGATTGCGGTGGCGGCCTTCGTGGCGCTGCTGGCGTTCGGGCTGCCGTTTCCGCTCATCGTGGTGGCTGCCGCGCTGGCCGGGCACCTGGGCGGGCGCTTCGTGCCACAGGCGTTTGCCGGGCAGGCCGGGCACGCCCGCGCCGCGGCGAAGCCGGCCGCCCCTGCGCTGATCGACGACGACACGCCCGCGCCGGCGCATGCCCGCTTTTCCTGGGCGCGCTGCCGGCGGGTGCTGGTCGTGGGCGCCGGCCTGTGGCTGGCTGCGCTGGGCGGGCTGTGGGCGCTGTGGGGCTGGCACGGGGCGCTGACGCAGATGGGCTGGTTCTTCACCAAGGCCGCGCTCATGACCTTCGGCGGCGCCTATGCCGTGCTGCCCTACGTCTACCAGGGCGCGGTGGAACACTACCACTGGCTGAGCGCCGCGCAGATGATGGACGGGCTGGCGCTGGGCGAATCGACGCCCGGGCCGTTGATCATGGTGGTGGCGTTCGTGGCCTTCGTCGGCGGCTGGGGCCAGGCGCTGTTCGGCCCCGAGGCGCTCTGGCTGGCGGGCGCGGCGGCCGCGGTGGTGGTCACCTTCTTCACCTTCCTGCCCTCGTTCGTCTTCATCCTGGTCGGCGGGCCGTTCATCGAATCCACGCACGGCCAGCTGCGCTTCACCGCGCCGCTGACCGGCATCACGGCGGCCGTGGTCGGCGTCATCGCCAACCTGGCCGTGTTCTTCGCCTACCACGTGCTGTGGCCGCAGGGCGCCGGCGGCGGGTTCGATGCCGTGGCGGCCGCCATCGGCCTGCTGGCCGCCGTGGCGCTGATGCGGCTGCGCTGGGGCGTGGTGCCGGTGCTGGCGCTGTGCGGCGCCTTGGGTGCGGCGGTGCGGCTGTCGGGGCTGTGA